TGTCATCAGATTCTTGCAAAAGGCACCTCCCTTCATTTGGGCTGGGAGATCCTAGCAAGCGCCCTCTGAAAACCTCTGATTAAAAAAGTGAGAGACCACCTGAGGTCAGGTGGTCTCTTCTTTGGTGGAGACGGAGGGAGTCGAACCCTCGTCCGATACAGCCTTGGTGGGCTTCTACGAGTGTAGTCCGTGATTTGATTCTCCTCGCTCAGCCGCGCATGGACACGCTGCTTTCGCGCCTATCTCCTGAATTTCGCTGACTTATCGGAGCACTTGGGTCAACTAGCCTTCTTTTGTATCAGTTTCCGCGACGCCAAAGGCCGGGCTGCGTGGTCACTGCGCAGTCAATTAAGCTGCGTATGCGTAAGAAACGCTGTTGTTGCCATTTGAAAGGCTTGACCGATGATTAACGAGGCCAACGGTCATCCTCGACTCGCCACTTCACTTCCAGCACGCACCGTCGAAACCGGGTCGTCCCCAAAGGTGTAGGCAGTATAGCAAAAGCCAGCCACCACACCTGACGAAACGTTCACCAATTTTTAGTTCGTCCAGTGGGTGAGATACGGTGCGTGCCCCTCACGGAGCGCCTCAAGCGCCTGCTGGGCGCTCCGCTCGATTTCCTGACGCCCAAGAACGCGGCTCAGGGCCATCACCCGCTCAAACGTGTCCGGCTCCTGATCGGCCATCGCCGCCCGCATCAACCACTGCAACGCATCTGAAGTCTCTCCCAGGGCGTTGGCATGTGCCTGATAAACCCGCGCGACGTGGCGCGCGATCAGGACGCGGAAGTCAATCACCCACTCGTGATTGCTGCTGGGAAGGAATGACCCCTTGTAGAGGTTCTGAATGGTCTGGGCGTCCGTAGACGACAGAATATCCAGGGCGTCACAACTGACATGAACCTCAGTGTCGATCATCCAACCAGGATTACGCCGCCCACTCCCGGCTGTCTGGAGAAGTTCCATGCCCGGTTGCTTGAATGCCGTCTGGAACGTCCGGTTGACCGTGCGGCGTGCCTGCTGAACTGAACCTCTGCCCCTGGCAAGGTCCGAAAGAGGCCAGATGGCAACGGTAATTTCATCCTGTGATGCACCAGGATGGAGAACACGATAAATGAGGGTTTCCAGGGCAGTGCTGTAGCCCAGACGAGAACTCATTCCATTAATGTCTATACGGAAATGACCAATCACAGTGAGTCGCAGCTTCTTCTTTTCAATTTGACCTATCAGGTATGCATTCGCAAGAAGGTCATCAAAGAAGTTTTTCTCGATTCCAGCAGTTTTGTAAGCCTGAAAAATTGGCTCAAATTTACTGAAGGCAACTTGATAGAGAGCGTGATCTTCGCTGTAGAGACTCAACGCTTCCCGAAGTTTATGTCCTAAATCTTTACTCACCTCACCTTTCTGGTGGAGAATTAGCATGGAGAGAAGGACAGCAGCCGTCTCCGGGACTTGATCGAAGGTGAACGCCTGGTCCGCCAACTCAAGCGCCTCGACAGGAACACCGAGGATAAACTTGAAAAAAGCACGCTCCGAGGCATCATCACCCGCCCTCGGCGGTGTTTGATCAATTTGATGCAGTGATGATCTAAGCAGGGCCTCCGCTTCTTGCAGTCGATCTGTCCCAAAATAAATCCACAGCGCAGTGAAAAGATTGGATGAGAGATAACCTTTATGATCGTGTTCTAATGAAAATTTGTAGCCTTTGAGAGCAGTTTCCAGTGAGTTTTCATAGTCGCCAAGACTGAGATAAGCAAGCGAGATATCACCAATTAACATAAAATCTGCCAGGGGATAGATTTCACCATAGTTTTTGGTATATTCTTTGAGAATTTCAAGGCTCTCACGTGGCCGCCTGACCCGGTTAAGTTGCCGGGCATAGGTTTGAACAACAGGCATCATGCGGTGGGGATTTTCATTGATACTAGATTTATAAAGGTTGAAATATTGTTCAAGTAAAATCTCTGAATCATACTTCATTCCACGCATGATGTGCGCTTTAACGCTCTGTGTTGCGATTCTCAGCGAATTATCGCCGTAGATCATCGCCCGACTCACTGCGTCTTCAGCCACTTCAAGAGCTGCTTCTGGCTTACCACTTGAGATGAAAAGCACTGCCTGGCTCCGAAGGAGTTGGATGGTGTCACGCTGATTCGTTGGACTGGGCGTGACACGAATAGTTTCAAGTCCACCGTCAATACTTTTCTGCATCTCATCAAAATTGTTCGTTCGGTAGTTGCGAAGTGCAAGCGCGTAATACGCAGTAGCGGTAGGAAACAGATCAATCTGACGTCTTGCAAGCGTTTCCGCACGTTCTCCCTCGCCAGTCTCTCCCAGCGACAAAGCCAGGAGGGAACGCAGTTCTGACGTGAGAAACCCGTCGGGGACCTTTGACAGCAGGTCAATGGCGATTTTCCAGTTGGCCGTTCGGTACCAGCCCGGAACCAGATTCTGGATCATGCTCAGGGCGCTTTCGATCTGACCAGCCGCTAAAAAATGAAGGGTTGCCGCGTAAGGTCTCCCCTCTCTGTCTGCCTGCTGGGCGGCGTATCCCTGAACCGTTTTGAACTGGGCCTGATCTCTTTGCAAGGTGTCTTGTAAATATTCCCGCAGGGCGTCGTGTGGGATGAAGGCTTTGCCCTGTTGCAGCACGGGCAGGCCCACCCGCCGCACTTGATCGAGCCAGTCACCAGGAAGGTTCAGATGCAGGACACTGGGCGTCGTGGGTGTCCAGATCTCCATGACACTCAGGGCAGGAAGGGCATGCTGAATATCTTCAGGGAGCCGGCGCACCAGCGTGAGCAACAGGTGTTCGGTGCCGGCCTGAAGTTGGTTGTTTTGAGCGTGAAATTCCAACATGACTCCTGCGGGCCAGCCGTGGAGGTCGCTCGGGGGAAGTTGGCCTGCCTCAAACGTTCGGGCCAGAACATCTACCTCATGCTCAGTAAAGCGAAGTTGGCCCGCGTTGATCTCGGTGCCAATTCCCGAAGCAAGGAATGGAGCAATTTGAAAGCTCGAAGCCTCGTGCTGGGCGACGAAGATGCGGTGACCCTCGCCCAACCCATCAACAAAAGCGTTGAGAAGATTGGCAGAGTCATCACTCAGGTGTTCGCCCCCATCGACAATCAGCGTTAAGTCACTCGGATGGTTGTTCACGTCATTCAGTAGGGCGAGCAGGGCACGCGAGGGACTGGTTTCGAGAATTGCTCCTGATTTCCAGTACGACAAATTCAGGCCGAAGTACTGGAAAGCGTCGACAAGGGATTGAAGGAAAAAGTGGGCGTCCCGGTCTTCCTGATGCAGCTTGAGCCAGATTACGTTTCCATTTTGCTGACGTGCCCATTGGGCCAGCAACACGGTTTTGCCGTAACCGGAAGGGGCAAGCAAGGCGGCGACTTTGATGGTCAGATCAGTGAGTTGCTCCTGGAGCCGGGGCCGCGCCAGCCCCTGCGGCATCGGTTCAGGGACGCTGAAGCGCACTTGTGAACGGCGGCGCACAGGTAGAGAAGACATAGACCAGTTTAGACCGCGTGGCAAAACTCAAAAGTTTGAAAGACCTGCGGCAGCGGCGCTTCTGAGCTGCGCCAGTTCCCTGCCCGTGACGCCCCAGCTCGCCTGGTTGTTGCGCAAGACGGCGTACCCCGCTTCGATCACCTTGAATCCGGCAGGCACGCCTTCCTGAGCCTTGGCTTTGAGCAGGTGGCTGGTGAGCGCCCTGGTTTCTTGCGGTTCAACCGTTCCCGAAACCACCTGAATCTCGCCGTTTATCCAGAACGAAACGGCGTAAGCAGGGGCTGGCGTGTCCACACCCTTGACGGCGTACGCCGCAATTCTGGGGCCGTCTTGCAATGGAATCCGGGTGCGGGGCGGAAGGTCACGCAATGCCTGCGTCGCCAGTTCGTGTGCGCGTTGGTGCAGGGGACTGCTGTTGCGCGGAATCCTCACGACAGTCACGTTTGGGTGGGTCACGCAGAGAACGGCCCGCAATTCCTCATCCTGAGCGTCGACATGAAGCACAGCACGGACCCCGAACGGAAGGGCAAGCTGTTGCAGAGCGGCCAGCGCCGCCGTGACCTCTTGCAACGCAGTCCGGGGGATCTGACCGCTGACTTCCCTGGTCTCTCCAGTGAGATCCCGAAGAACGCCGCCGTAGGCGGCGGCTGTTCCGACAGCGCTCGCATCGGTGGCGATTGTGGCCTGGTCTCTCATGAATTCAGAGCGGAGTATTCCACAGGTGGGATGCTCCCAGTCTCCCCCATCCATGACTGGAGCTGGCCACCCACAATGCCACCGTGAAAACTCGGCCACCCACCGGCTCCCAGGGGGTCAGAAAAACGGCCTGCGTAACTTGTCCGGCGGGAAGTGACGAAAGCCGTACCCTGGAGTTGTGCAGTTCAGGGAGAAATTGCCTGACTCTGGTGGATTTAACCCCCATCAGTCCACTGGCAGCAGGGGGTTGAGTTTGCGTTTGAGCTGATCAATTTGCTCTTTCACTGCGGAGCGGGCGGTGGCCTCCAGCAGTTCGCGGGTCAGGGCCACCGCCCCGATCTCTCCTCGCTGGGCCAGGTGTTCGAGCTGGCTCCATTGCGCGGCATTGAGGTGCTTTTTGAGCAGCATCTGCAAGGTGGCACGCTGGGCCGTCCACTGCTCTGCCGGGGGGGCTTCACCGAGCTGATCAAGCTGCGCCTCGCTCCGGGTCTGCGCCTCCCGATCGGCACTCAGCTTCTGCTCTTTGACCTGACTGGCTCGCTCCTGACGCTGCCGCTCAGGCGTCACGAAGTCGGCAGGCAGATCGTACTTGGCCGGATGTTCCAGAAAGTCGGCCACCAGCCCCCCCGGATTGCGCACGCCGCCCTGGGCGGCGCGCTGCCGCAGCTCCAGAAAGCGCAGGGCCTCTTCCACCCGCTCGGGATGCTGGCCCGCCAGCGCGGTGGCGCGGGCCACCGTGACCCCGGCCTGACGCAGCAGCCGCACCAGGGCAGGGTCTGCCGCGTGCGTGTCTGCAAAGGTGTACTGGGCCACTGCCGCCTTGCCCCGCCCCTCGATCACGGCGCGTTCCAGGTAGTGGTTGGCCAGCAGTTCCTCGTGGGCCGAGGCCAGCGCCCGGCGCACCAGATCACTGCGGTCCGTGGTCAGTCCCGTGGCCTGCCGCCATTCGGTCAGCGGTACCTGAAGCTCTTTGAGCATCTGGCCGTCGTCCTGTCGCCGGTGCGCCTGCAAGGTGCGGTACAGCGCCCGGGCGGGCGGCTGTTCCAGGCGGTGCAGGAGCTGACCGTCCAGAACCTGTGAAATGCCGGCCCGGATGCTGTCGGCTAGTTGCTCACCCAGGCGGATGCTCAGTGTCGCCTCACTCTCCAGAGCGCTGAGTTCGCCGTCGTCCTCGCTGTCGCGGTAGCGCAGGCCCTCGAAAAAGCGCACGCCCACGTTGTCCCATCTCACCTTCTGGGTCCCGGTCAGTGAGGATTTGCGCCCCACGATCACGCTGGTGAAGTACAGCCGCCGGATGCTCTGGCGCAGCCGGTGGTAGTTCTCGCCGTTGTTGGCCAGGCCCATCAGCTCGCGGACCTCATAGGCGGTGGTGTGAACCCAGTTGTCCTCGGGGCAACCGTGGGCGACGAACAGCGTTTCAAGGGACACCAGCGTGTCAGTGTCGATGCCGTGTGGGCGGCCCTGTGGGGTGATCGCCTCAATGCGGAAGGTGCGGGCATTGACCGTGAATTCGGTGTTCCAGGTGGTGACCCCCTGATCGACGCGCGAATGCATGCTGATGACCCCGAAGCGGGCAAAATTCAGTTCGTCATGCAGGTTCGGCGTTTTTGGTTTTTTGACCACTGCGGCTCCCGTTCTGGTGTTGTTGTTTTTTAACTACTGTAAAGATATAAAAAAACAACAACAAGGAGAGTCAGTCCCCGTGTGCAGCACGCACTTCCCAGCCTTTTTCCCGCAAAGGTATCGCTAGTTTGGCCTCTTTTCCCGCAAAGGTATCGCTAGTTTAGACCCCCTTCCCCGCAAAGGTGTCGCTAGTGGCCCTTCAGGAGTCCGTTTGGACCTGAAATTAGCAAAAGATTGTCCTGGACAGGAAAAGCCTCTCTTTCCCGCAAAGGTATCGCTAGTGGTCATTTTGGGCAATCCCGCAAAGGTGTCGCTACTTCCCTTCCATATCCCGCAAAGGTATCGCTAGTCCTGTGAAAGCGATAGCGACTGTGTCACACGGAGAAATAGCCTGTTGACAGATAAAATCCCGCAAAGGTATCGCTGTGAAGGTGTCTGCTGCGCCGTGCCAATGCTGTTCCGTTTCCCGCAAAGGTATCGCTACGGAGGAGGGGCCGCAGGCAGGGCACTGCTCCGCAGTTTTGGAATCTGAGTTCGTCGTTTATTAGAGGGTATATGAGCCGTGAGTCATTCGCTTTTTTCTTGCGTCACACTCCCATACTCCTGATTTGGCTAAAGCTTCCGGTCTACGTTTCAGCCTTTCATCGTTTTTCTGGTGGGCTGTGAGGCATTTTTGGCTGAGGCGTGGGCCTGCGCAACGTCAGGGGTAGACTTGCAATCCTGCTGTGTCTCGATTCTTCGTGTGGTCAGCATATAGGGGGTGGCGCTGCTCTGGTTGGGAGCGTCGATGCTGCCAGCTGAGACAGAGGATATGAGTCGTTCCTTTCCTTATATCATCCAGTAAATAGGTTGTCATTACTGGCTGTGACTGTAGGTTCGTGGTGAAGTCCCCACGCAGCAGCCTCTCCTCTCTCAGTAGTCCAGGTTTCGGCCCCGCTGCATCTGCCTTTCCTCGAAGACACTGGGCACGGGAGTGGCCGTGACCTTGACCACCTCGCCGGGGCTGCTGCCTTTGGGAAGATCCTGCGGATGGCCCACCACCCTGTCGCCAGTTGAGTTCATGATGAAATGCTGCCGGTCTTTGTGCTGGAGCAGGCCCGTGTAGGTCTCGCCCGCTGTGGTGCTGGTGAGGTACACCGCCTGTACCTGCTCGCCGTAGCGCCCATGCAGGCTGTCAAAGCCACGCTGCAAGACCCGCGCCCGGTCTGGATCGGTGATCTCGTCGAATAGCCGGCGCATGGAATCTTTGTCACCCTGCGCGGCGTCAAAGCTCACCACCGTCATGCGCTGCTGGGTCACGCCCTCAAACTGAAGCGGGTGGCCTGCCTGCTCCGCGAGCTGGGTCATGAATTCGCGCTGCGTGCGCCCGTTGCCCTCGCGGAAGGGGTGGACCTGGTTGAGACCACTCAGCACGTCGGCGGCCTGGCGGCTGAAGTCCTCGCGGGACAGGCCGCGCAGCCCGTCTTGTTCGGCCAGCCGGGCGAACAAGCTGTCCAGCTTCGCATTCACCCTGGGGCCTTCCTCGAAGGAAGTTTGCGCTTTGATGAGCTGCACGGGCTGCTGCTCGCGCTGGCCTTCCAGGGTGAGGGGATCGCCGCGCGTGGTTCCAGCCCATTCATAGACGTCCCCAAACGTGTGCTGGTGAATGGCGCGTAGGTGGTCCGCGTCGAAGTGGCCACGGGTGGCGGGGGGAGCGGTGCCGTCCTTGATTTCAACAGCCCGGATCGAGGCCAGTTTGCGCTCGGCCTGTGACAATTCCCCGGCATCTTGGATGCCGAGGCGGTTTTTCATGACTCCATTGTCGCCCGTGTACGGGTCAAGTCCGGCCACAGCTAGCGGCGGTACTGCTTCAATACGGCCTCGCGCATCTGCTCGGTGGTCATGGTGCCGTCCACATAACCCTCAAACATGGTCATCGTCTGGGCATCGAGCGGCATTCCTTCCATTGCGCTGCTGTGGGCCACAGACTGGACGATCTTCCGGCGCTGTTTGCGGGCATCTGCTTCCACCATGAGAGCGTCACTCTGGGCGCGCAACTGATCTTGAAGTGTGGTCATTTCATGGGCCTCCGTAGGAAGTATTTTAGCAGATAACGCCGCTGTCAAGGAGTAAAACATGCCTTTTAAAGCTTGCTCGGCGGTGTCAGATCAACCTGTTCCACACCACACAGCGAAGGCGGCAGCTTGGGAGACGGGGGCTGCGTGAGGTGATGTCCAGTCGCCGATGCGCGCAGAGTCTATCCGCGTCGCTGCGATGCTTTGACCCATATACTGTCCGTTAAACACATCCTGTCTATCAGGCTTTTTGCCATTGTTCGGAACGCTGGTGGACCGCCTACCCGTCAAGTTGCCGCTGATCACCAGGAATCTGCTGCGGGCCACTCTGCACAAGGCGTCTCAATTCAGATGATGGTCAGCATGAGGGGAGGTGGACTGGGTGGGGTGAGGGCGGCGACATCCCAGGCATCTGTCATGGGCCAGCACTCCTTTTTTCAGCCCTGATCTGGGCGCTGGCCAGGGCATAGGCCAGGTCATAGTGCAGGTGTTCCAGATTGGCCGGGACCTCGCCCTGAAAGCGGAAGCCGGAGACCAGGGCGGCGGCAGTGTCCAGGGCTTCACGGGCGCTCCGGGTCACGCTGAGGCGAACCATGTGGCACGTCGCGTAAATCTTCCGGGCGCGGGAGCTGGGCTGTCCAGGCATGACGTCGCCCAGCTTTCCCTTCCAGCCAAGGGCGCGGGCCTCCTGCATCAATGCCTGGGCCTCCTTCCATGTCGCCTCGAAGGTCTGCGCCCACATCTGGGCGTCTGCGGCGCTGGCTGGTGCGGGGCCACTGTCCATCTCACCAAGCAGCGTGTAACAGCGCACCACTCCGCTCAGGGCGTGGGCGGCTTCTGTGGCCTGGGGGTTGGTGGTGGTGTGGGGCATGGGGGGCGCGCTCCTTTGGGATACCGGACTACTCAGGCGGTTGGGAGAGGCCCCCGCAGGGGGCCGCTCGGCGTCAGGTCAGCGGAACGCGCAGCAGCTCCACCTGGGGCAAGTCCAGCGGCGCGGCGCACGCGATATAGGAGTGAGGCACCTGCGCGGGCCAGTCGGCGCGGTGCTGGCGCTGGGCCTGCACCTGGGCGGGAGGCGCACCGTACTCGCTGAAGGGGCGCACGAAACTGGCATAGATCCAGCACTCGGCGGGGGCATCGGGCCACAGCTCGGCTAGCACTTCGCGGCGGCGCAGCTCGGCGGCCAGTTGCTTTTCATAGTCGGCCCGCACGTCCTTCATGTCTTCTGGGGTCACGTCATACCGCTGGCGCAACGTTTCCAGCAGGGTTTCCAGTTCGGCGCGGGGGTCTCTCGTGGTGGCAAGGGTCTTGATCTCCTGCATGGGCGGCGCTCCTTTGGCTGGGGTGGTTCGGGGTGGTCCCGCCTAGCTGGGCCGGGTCTGCGGTGCTTAGCTGGCCTGGGCGCGGGCGCGGCTGGCCCTGAACGCGGTGAGGGCAATGCTGGCGGCGGTAAAGGTCTTGCCCTCCTCGTTCATCAGGCGGTCAAGCTCCAGCAGGTCTGCGGTGGACTCCGTGACGCAGTGCAGTTGGCAAACGTCGTGCATCTCCCACATCTTCTGAAACGCCTTGCGGGGGTCCGTGGTGGTGAAGCCCTCGTGCGGGTGCGCGTGGCCGTTCATCAGGTAGACGCGGGCATATTGGCCGTCTGCCGGGTTGCGGGTGGTGATCCGGTAGGTGTTGAAGTCGGGGCGCTGGATGTTGGCAAAGCGGTCCACGTTCACGGTGCGCTCTCCACCATCAGCGGGCAGCAGTTCAAAGGCCACGCTATCCACCAGCACGCGGCGGGCCTGCTCCTCGGCGGCGTTCTCCAGCTCCTCACAGTTGTAAAGCAACTGCTGAAGGCGGTCCATCAGCTCGGCGGCGGTGTGGTCGCCCTGGCCCTGCGCCTGGGCGTACTCGCGGCGGTGGGCCTGCTCCTCTGCGGCGGTCAGGTCACGGTCTGCATAACGCATCATGTAGGCACGGCGGTTGCTGACGTACAGCGCGGGCCAGATGGGGCCGCCCACATGCGGGCCGCACAGCTCCACGGCGGCGACTTCAAGGCTCCTGATCTCGTTTGGACTGGACGGGATAACTGACATTTGTGGCGCTCCTTTCCCTCTGTCTGAGGTAAGTACATAATACAGTATAAACTGTATTATGTCAACTATTCAGAACTCTGATAACGAAACCTCACGGCAAGAGAAAAGCCGCGCTGAACGCGGCACAAGACAGAGAGAGAAAGAGGGTTAAGGGGATTGAGCGAGACTGGCGGGCCACCCTGAAAAGTGGGGCCGCGTGCCTATTTCCAGCTCACAAAAAATCGTCGTCGTTTAGCTCGCCAGTCTCCCGGCAAAAGACCCGCCAGTTTGCGCGGAGCTGCTGGCCGCCCGTGTTGTACTCGTTGCCGCACGCGCAGCGGGTTCCCTCCCAGTCGCCGGTCATCTCCAGCGTGCGCCCACAGCCGCAGCGGATCGCCCCCGCGTCCCACTGCTCGCGCCCGTAGTCCTGAATGCCGTGGTCAATCATGGTCCCGGCGCGCACCCCGGCCTGGGCCTGGGCGTAATTCTGGCGGGCGGCGTCGGTGTCCAGGATGACCGCGTGATTTTTCTCGTCCACACCAAACATGAAGCCGCTAAAAGCGTCGGCGGCGTAGCTGTAATGCTGTTGCAGGTTGGGGACGTGGACGGGGTCGGGTTCTCTGATCCATTGTGCGGGCATGGTGTTTTCCTCCTTGAGTGGGTGGGGCTGGCCCCGTCGCCGGGGCCGGGGCCGCCCCTCGGGGCTTACAGGGCGCGAATCTCCAGCGGTTGCCAATCGGCGGGGTCTCCGAGGGTGGCCGTGAAGTCTCCGCACCAGCGCGCGGGCCGGGGCGTGAGGGTCACGGCGTAGGCGCTGCACCAGGCGTACAGCTCCTCGGCAGTCTGAAAGGCTGTGTGCGCCGTGGCCGGGGACTGGGTGACGACGTAGCGGTACGGCGAATTCCGGCGCTCGCGGGCCTCGTCGTCCCACTGGGTGACGTCCAGCGTGTAAGTCTTGCGGGTGTAGCCCTCTCCGGCCAGATCGCGGCCAAGCTGCTGACTCATGTGGGGTAGGCGGTGGCCGCCCCGGTAGGCGGCGTGGGTGGGTTTGCGAATCACGGTGCGGTGATCGGTGTCCCAGAAGTCGGCGGTGTCGGTGCAATCGAACGTCAGTGCGGGGGTCTGAATGGTGTCGGCGGCGGTCATGGGTGGCCCTCCTTGGGGAAGGGGCGGGGGCGCGGTGGCCCCCGGCCCGGTTCGTTTACCAGTTGGCAGTGATGCCCAGCTCGGCGCGGGCCGCTGCATTGCCGCTCAGGGCTTCGCTGAGGCGTTGGTGGGCGGGTGAGGGGTCCGCCTGCCCCGTGGGCGCGAAGACCACCGGGCCATAAACAGGGGTCTGGAGGTCCAGCGCCTTTTGTGCGGCTCCGTTCGGGCGCACGTCGCCGGGCGCGGCGCTATAGATCACGGCGTAAGCCTGCACGCCGCATTCCTCCGGGGGAACGCGGTACGCCTCGCCCAATTTGCCGTCGATCCACTCATGGGCCTCGTCATTGCCGCCCACCGTCTGCCGCTCGGTGTGGCCGTCCGGCTGCATCAGGTACAGGTGAAGCGGCGCGGCCTCCCGCGCGTCAATCACGGTGATCTCGTCGGGGCCGCTGATCCCCAATGTGGCCAGGGCCTCCGCGTCACCCTCCAGGGCGCGGGCGTATACGCTGACCAGATTGTTTCCGCTGGCCATGTTCTGCCGCTGCTGCGCGGGGCTGGGGCCGTCCTCCGGGTCATGGGGCACGATCACGATGGGGCCATGCAAGGGGGGGTACTGGGTCAGGTCCAGCCCGATCAGGCGGCTGCCGGGCCAGTTGGGGGCCAGCTCCTTAAGCATCCCTTCCTCGTCAATCACCGCCTCATGGTCTTGCAGGGCGTGGTAATGGGCGGGGACGTATTCCAGCCAGCCGCCGATTAGTTTTTTCAGCAGCTCGTAAGTGTCGGTCTCCGGCGTGATGGGGTGACTTTCCTGCCGTCCATCGGGGTAAATCACGCGCATGGTGGGTTGCATAGGCTTTCCGCTCCTTGTCCTGGGTGTTGAGGGGGGATGGAAGGGGGCGCGGTGGCCCCCACTCGGTTTAAGCGGCCTGGGCCTGGGTGGGCGCGGCCTTCGCCCTGACGCGCTCCCCGATCTCGCGGGCGCTGGGGTAGACGGCGCACAGGTACGCCCACACGGTCCCGGCTTCCTGCTCGGTGAGGTCTGAGAGGGTGTCCAGGGGGAACGGCTCTCCCAGCGCGGCGGCGGCCAGGCCGTAGTGCTGGGCGCGGGGCAGTCCAGCGGCCCCCATGATCTTGTGCAGCATGTGGGCGCGGCCCTTGCCGATCATGGGAACGGCCAACGCAACGGGCGCGGGCGGGGTGGGCGTCGGCTCGGTGGGGCCTTCGCGCACCACTTCCAGGCGGCTGCCCGCTTCCTTGCCCCAGTTGAGGTAGGACACGGCGCGGTCAATGGTGGCCTGATTCTCGCCGTCAATGATGGCCGTGAGGTCGCCGCAGTCGTCGGCGGTCAGGGTCACGATGTGGCTCCCAATGAACAGGCTCGCGCTGGCGCTGTCGCCCCAGTTGCCGTACAGCTCCACCTTCCATGTGCGGCTGAAGTTCGTGATTTTGGTGGGGGCGGTCTGGGTCATTTTGGCGCTCCTTCCCTCTCTGTCTGAGGTAAGTACATTCTACAGTTTAAGCTATTTTATGTCAATACTTAGGACAGAGTGTTAAGGTGCGTTTATGCCGTCCCTGTCGGCTTTTCTCTCGCCTCGCACACGGCCCACACGTCGCCCCCTCCGGGCGTCGTGTGCCGCCCCTGGCGGCGCGGCTACCCCCGTCTTTCCTGATCGCCCCGCCCCGCTCCTAAGCCCGCTTTTTCCCCC
The sequence above is drawn from the Deinococcus sp. AJ005 genome and encodes:
- a CDS encoding antitoxin VbhA family protein codes for the protein MTTLQDQLRAQSDALMVEADARKQRRKIVQSVAHSSAMEGMPLDAQTMTMFEGYVDGTMTTEQMREAVLKQYRR
- a CDS encoding lipopolysaccharide assembly protein LapB — encoded protein: MSSLPVRRRSQVRFSVPEPMPQGLARPRLQEQLTDLTIKVAALLAPSGYGKTVLLAQWARQQNGNVIWLKLHQEDRDAHFFLQSLVDAFQYFGLNLSYWKSGAILETSPSRALLALLNDVNNHPSDLTLIVDGGEHLSDDSANLLNAFVDGLGEGHRIFVAQHEASSFQIAPFLASGIGTEINAGQLRFTEHEVDVLARTFEAGQLPPSDLHGWPAGVMLEFHAQNNQLQAGTEHLLLTLVRRLPEDIQHALPALSVMEIWTPTTPSVLHLNLPGDWLDQVRRVGLPVLQQGKAFIPHDALREYLQDTLQRDQAQFKTVQGYAAQQADREGRPYAATLHFLAAGQIESALSMIQNLVPGWYRTANWKIAIDLLSKVPDGFLTSELRSLLALSLGETGEGERAETLARRQIDLFPTATAYYALALRNYRTNNFDEMQKSIDGGLETIRVTPSPTNQRDTIQLLRSQAVLFISSGKPEAALEVAEDAVSRAMIYGDNSLRIATQSVKAHIMRGMKYDSEILLEQYFNLYKSSINENPHRMMPVVQTYARQLNRVRRPRESLEILKEYTKNYGEIYPLADFMLIGDISLAYLSLGDYENSLETALKGYKFSLEHDHKGYLSSNLFTALWIYFGTDRLQEAEALLRSSLHQIDQTPPRAGDDASERAFFKFILGVPVEALELADQAFTFDQVPETAAVLLSMLILHQKGEVSKDLGHKLREALSLYSEDHALYQVAFSKFEPIFQAYKTAGIEKNFFDDLLANAYLIGQIEKKKLRLTVIGHFRIDINGMSSRLGYSTALETLIYRVLHPGASQDEITVAIWPLSDLARGRGSVQQARRTVNRTFQTAFKQPGMELLQTAGSGRRNPGWMIDTEVHVSCDALDILSSTDAQTIQNLYKGSFLPSSNHEWVIDFRVLIARHVARVYQAHANALGETSDALQWLMRAAMADQEPDTFERVMALSRVLGRQEIERSAQQALEALREGHAPYLTHWTN
- a CDS encoding replication initiator protein A, with the protein product MVKKPKTPNLHDELNFARFGVISMHSRVDQGVTTWNTEFTVNARTFRIEAITPQGRPHGIDTDTLVSLETLFVAHGCPEDNWVHTTAYEVRELMGLANNGENYHRLRQSIRRLYFTSVIVGRKSSLTGTQKVRWDNVGVRFFEGLRYRDSEDDGELSALESEATLSIRLGEQLADSIRAGISQVLDGQLLHRLEQPPARALYRTLQAHRRQDDGQMLKELQVPLTEWRQATGLTTDRSDLVRRALASAHEELLANHYLERAVIEGRGKAAVAQYTFADTHAADPALVRLLRQAGVTVARATALAGQHPERVEEALRFLELRQRAAQGGVRNPGGLVADFLEHPAKYDLPADFVTPERQRQERASQVKEQKLSADREAQTRSEAQLDQLGEAPPAEQWTAQRATLQMLLKKHLNAAQWSQLEHLAQRGEIGAVALTRELLEATARSAVKEQIDQLKRKLNPLLPVD
- a CDS encoding Fic family protein encodes the protein MKNRLGIQDAGELSQAERKLASIRAVEIKDGTAPPATRGHFDADHLRAIHQHTFGDVYEWAGTTRGDPLTLEGQREQQPVQLIKAQTSFEEGPRVNAKLDSLFARLAEQDGLRGLSREDFSRQAADVLSGLNQVHPFREGNGRTQREFMTQLAEQAGHPLQFEGVTQQRMTVVSFDAAQGDKDSMRRLFDEITDPDRARVLQRGFDSLHGRYGEQVQAVYLTSTTAGETYTGLLQHKDRQHFIMNSTGDRVVGHPQDLPKGSSPGEVVKVTATPVPSVFEERQMQRGRNLDY